One window of Candidatus Cloacimonadaceae bacterium genomic DNA carries:
- the holA gene encoding DNA polymerase III subunit delta, with protein MSAISITAQEFDPSIVELGKSFLIIGTDAYLIDQVCDAVRIVLKDKFGADIIILYADEIKIAELNDHLDSFSIFSTAKLLFIKNADNLNVNTKKKELQALADYFSAPSENQSMLIVAEKVDLRTSAWKKIKEGCIHILCDPPKYGTAIRPWLEKQLRAHGKSMDSRAIETFCSRIELDYANANNELTKLILLNLDSKLIKEADVLISIGSSRVGTLIDFYRAMGTRNPKNCLELLERMLNSEWEALQVSYHLNKFYNIIWRILLLKQNHITPAEILKTHLAELYPRQRQEFINFSKNYNLADIENALSLLLDTDSKIKLSAAQPAVLLEMCLLGILAAK; from the coding sequence ATGAGCGCGATATCCATCACCGCCCAGGAATTTGACCCCTCCATCGTGGAGCTTGGCAAGTCTTTTCTGATCATTGGCACTGACGCGTATCTCATAGACCAGGTGTGCGACGCCGTGCGCATAGTCCTCAAAGATAAGTTTGGTGCGGATATCATCATACTTTATGCAGACGAGATCAAGATCGCTGAATTGAATGATCATCTGGATAGCTTTTCCATCTTTTCCACTGCCAAGTTGCTCTTCATCAAAAACGCGGATAACCTAAACGTGAACACGAAAAAGAAGGAACTACAGGCATTGGCGGATTATTTTTCTGCGCCGTCCGAAAACCAGAGCATGCTCATCGTCGCCGAAAAGGTCGATCTGCGCACCTCCGCTTGGAAGAAGATCAAAGAAGGTTGCATCCACATTTTATGCGATCCTCCAAAGTATGGGACTGCGATCCGCCCCTGGCTCGAAAAGCAGCTTCGCGCCCATGGTAAAAGTATGGACAGCAGAGCGATCGAAACTTTCTGCTCGCGCATCGAGCTGGATTATGCAAATGCCAATAACGAACTGACCAAGCTGATCCTGCTCAATCTCGATTCCAAGCTGATCAAGGAAGCGGACGTTTTGATCAGCATCGGCAGCTCGCGCGTGGGAACTTTGATCGATTTTTATCGTGCGATGGGCACCCGCAACCCAAAGAACTGCCTCGAATTGCTCGAACGTATGCTCAATTCCGAATGGGAGGCATTGCAGGTCTCTTATCACCTCAATAAATTCTATAACATCATCTGGCGGATATTGTTGCTCAAACAAAACCACATCACTCCAGCCGAGATCCTCAAGACCCATCTGGCAGAACTGTATCCCAGGCAGAGACAGGAGTTTATCAATTTCTCAAAAAATTATAATCTTGCCGATATTGAAAACGCCTTGTCTCTGCTTTTGGATACCGATTCCAAGATCAAGCTCAGCGCCGCCCAACCCGCAGTGCTTCTCGAGATGTGCCTTTTGGGGATCTTGGCGGCAAAATGA
- a CDS encoding undecaprenyl-diphosphate phosphatase, which produces MNFFTSILMGILQGLTEFLPVSSSGHLVLAGHLFGIKEDGNILFEVFLHLGTLMAVLIYFRKTLWDLVVSLTSWRGTLRSQVHRHNRLILLYLIIATIGTSIIYLLFGDFFKSLYDKPMVVAFMLLVTGSVVFISDYVKTGSIPSNSMGIIRALIIGLAQGLAIIPGLSRSGATIGTSLYCGLKRKDAAYFSFLLSIPAILAANISEFGALRQLETKQFSIYLGGFLASFAVGYLVMSILIQLIQQNKLKYFAYYCWFIGLSAITLLSMN; this is translated from the coding sequence ATGAACTTCTTTACTTCGATATTAATGGGCATTTTGCAAGGGCTGACGGAGTTTCTCCCCGTGAGCAGCTCCGGGCATCTCGTTTTAGCGGGTCATCTCTTTGGTATCAAGGAAGATGGCAATATCCTATTTGAAGTGTTTTTGCATCTCGGCACGCTGATGGCAGTACTCATCTATTTCCGCAAGACTCTGTGGGACTTGGTAGTATCTCTCACAAGCTGGCGCGGAACCTTGCGCAGCCAGGTGCATCGCCACAACCGCCTCATCCTCCTCTATCTGATCATCGCCACGATCGGTACGAGCATAATCTATTTACTTTTCGGGGATTTCTTCAAGTCCTTGTATGACAAACCGATGGTTGTGGCATTTATGCTCCTTGTCACCGGCAGCGTGGTTTTCATCTCGGACTACGTCAAAACCGGATCAATCCCTTCAAACTCGATGGGAATCATACGAGCGCTCATAATCGGTCTGGCACAGGGGCTGGCGATCATCCCGGGTCTATCGAGATCGGGCGCCACTATCGGCACCTCGCTGTATTGCGGGCTCAAACGCAAAGACGCTGCATATTTTTCCTTCCTATTGAGCATTCCCGCAATTTTGGCGGCGAATATCAGTGAGTTCGGTGCTTTGCGCCAGCTCGAAACAAAGCAGTTTTCCATCTATCTGGGTGGATTCCTCGCTTCCTTTGCAGTGGGCTATCTCGTCATGTCCATTCTCATCCAATTGATCCAACAAAACAAGCTGAAATATTTTGCCTATTACTGTTGGTTTATCGGACTTTCTGCCATCACTCTGTTGTCCATGAACTAA
- a CDS encoding divergent polysaccharide deacetylase family protein has protein sequence MPKQRAKRKKTGKGKSKASNIGVFIVVGLICATLVWYIIRDTSILERSKNDEKSEQEATAPGAKGKNSNNGSQISPTDLSAAPAEQSLDLIIESTLENMDIASHIYRRQTKPDSYIYNVPLNRGEMEMNYANMLFKGYVERGGGVLDTAIESGSKQIMTFSKKGDPKKYQVVLYYDSKPYATKITSRNIAIVVDDFGTIGGELLEGFLDLPPEVTFAIFPEMHNSVHTMDRAHQQGRESIIHVPMEPIGFPKVDPGKNAILVQMKDGEIDRLINRFINNMPLCIGINNHMGSLATTDPDIMQAVMITVKARDRIFLDSRTSNVSVAYQTAQKAHIPAFRNDIFLDSPDISKKTMDAKLEQIISMSATNNSIIAITHCHNKDKLVYLREFIARLRKEGFNLVPLSKIGKYSVPQIL, from the coding sequence ATGCCTAAACAACGCGCCAAAAGGAAAAAAACCGGCAAAGGGAAAAGCAAAGCCTCGAATATCGGCGTCTTCATCGTTGTCGGATTGATCTGTGCAACGCTCGTGTGGTACATCATCCGCGACACGTCGATCTTGGAAAGAAGCAAAAACGACGAGAAGTCAGAACAGGAAGCCACCGCTCCAGGCGCAAAGGGAAAAAACTCCAACAACGGGTCACAGATATCTCCGACCGATTTATCCGCTGCCCCTGCTGAACAAAGCCTGGATCTCATCATCGAATCCACCCTCGAAAACATGGATATCGCATCCCACATCTATCGTCGGCAGACAAAGCCAGATAGCTATATCTACAACGTCCCCCTCAACCGCGGAGAGATGGAGATGAATTATGCAAACATGCTATTCAAGGGCTATGTCGAGCGTGGGGGAGGAGTGCTTGACACCGCTATCGAAAGCGGTAGCAAACAGATCATGACCTTTAGTAAAAAGGGAGACCCCAAGAAATATCAAGTTGTCCTCTATTACGATTCCAAGCCCTATGCCACAAAAATCACGTCGCGTAATATCGCCATCGTCGTGGATGATTTTGGCACCATCGGCGGCGAGCTTTTGGAGGGCTTCTTAGACCTGCCGCCAGAAGTTACGTTCGCCATCTTTCCGGAAATGCACAATAGCGTCCACACCATGGATAGAGCCCATCAGCAAGGACGCGAGAGCATCATTCACGTGCCGATGGAACCTATCGGCTTCCCCAAGGTCGATCCCGGTAAAAACGCCATCCTCGTCCAAATGAAGGATGGCGAGATCGACCGTCTGATCAACCGCTTTATCAATAATATGCCGCTCTGCATCGGCATCAACAATCACATGGGCAGCCTTGCCACCACCGATCCGGACATCATGCAAGCCGTCATGATTACCGTCAAGGCAAGGGACAGGATATTTCTCGACAGCCGCACCTCAAACGTCTCAGTGGCATATCAGACCGCTCAGAAAGCGCATATTCCCGCTTTTCGAAACGACATCTTTCTGGATTCTCCGGATATCAGCAAAAAAACCATGGACGCCAAGCTGGAACAGATCATTTCCATGTCCGCAACAAACAATAGCATCATCGCCATCACGCATTGTCATAACAAGGACAAACTTGTCTATTTGCGGGAGTTTATCGCCCGCCTCAGAAAAGAGGGCTTTAATCTGGTTCCGCTTTCCAAGATCGGAAAGTATTCGGTTCCGCAAATCTTGTGA